The Microbacterium amylolyticum genome includes the window GGATCTTGCGGCAGACGCACCCGTTGCGACGCACCGTGATGTTGTTGATGTCACCGAACTGTGGGTCACGGCCCTTGATCAAGACGGTGTCGACCCCGATGCCGAGCGCGCAGAGCGCGGGCGGGGTGTGTCGTTGGGGCGTGTGCGTGATGGGTTGGTGTCGCTGAGTGGGTATCTCGTCCCGGAAACCGCGGCGGTGCTGCAGCGGTTGTTCGATGCTCATCTGGCGTCGCCGATGCGGTTCCAGCCTCACCCCGAAGAGCAACCTCCGGACGCCGAGTGGGACGACACGGAAAGCATCCCGGAGTTTCGGACCCTCACCCAGCGGCGCCATGATGCGCTGACCAGCATCCTCCACGGGGCCGCAACCGCGGCCGATGCCCCAACTCTTGGTGGGGCGGCCCCGACACTCGTGGTCACCGCATCGGTGGAAGACCTCGACGGCGGGGTATGCCGGGCGGACGGCATCGAGGTCGCGCTCCCGGCACGGGTGGCGCACCGGACGGCGTGCACGGGGTCGGTGCAGAAGATCGTTTACGACACCGCCGGCCGGATTATTCAGCTCGGCACGAAGGAACGGTTGTTCTCGCCGCATCAGCGTCGGGCGATTGCGTCGCGTGATGGTGGGTGCATCATCCCGGGATGCGCGGTTCCGGCGTCGCAGTGTGAGGTGCATCACGTCACCGAACACTCACGTGGTGGCCCGACGCATACCGATAACGGGGTGCTTTTGTGTTGGCATCATCACCACCGGCTGGACACCAGCGGGTGGGAGATTCAGATGAGGCACGGCACGCCGTATGTCAAGGCACCGGAGTGGGTCGACCGGCGGAGGATCTACCGGCCGGTGAGAAACCACGCCCGGGACAACCCCCCCCGCGGGCGTGATCGACCTGAAACGAATCTCTGCGTGATCGTGCTTTGCCCCGCTTCGGCATGCCCGTAGCCAGGTGGCTACGAGTGGTGCTACGGTGCATAACTTTAAGTTATGCTTCATAACATGGATCTATGGGAAGTCGAGCGTGAACGCGGGCACATCGCCGTGGAGGTATCCGGGGCAGGACCTTTGCTCCTGTGCATTCCTGGCATGGGCGAGTCACGGGCGTCTTTTCGCCATCTTGTGCCCGGACTTGTCCGAGCGGGGTACCGGGTGGCGGTGATGGACCTCCGCGGCCACGGCGAAAGCTCCGCGACGTTCACGGCCTACGACGATCCGGCGGCCGCAAGCGACGCCCTTGCCATCATCGATCTGCTGGGCGGCGGGCCGGCCACCATCATCGGCAACTCGATGGGCGCCGCTGCCGCGGTTCTCGCGGCTGCGCAGCGGCCGCCGATGGTGGAGCGTCTCGTCCTGATCGGCCCCTTTGTTCGCGACCACGGGAATGCTGCGACTCGCCTATTGCTGAGGCTGCTGCTGATGCGACCCTGGGGACCGACGCTGTGGCGCGCTTACTATTCCTCGCTGTTCGGTCAGCCGCGCGCCCTGGACCACGCCGCTCATACCGCCCGCGCAATCGCCCTTCTGCGTCGACCAGGGCGTTGGCGTGCGTTCCAAGCGACAACACGGACGTCGCATGCACCGGCCGAGGCTGCTCTCGCCACGGTTTCCGCTGACACCCTCGTCATCATGGGGGAGAAAGACCGGGACTTTCCCGATCCAGCCGCAGAAGCTGAGTGGGTCGCTAACGCGCTTCATGGCGAGCATCGGATGGTTGTCGGTGCGGGACACTACCCGATGGGCGAGCAGCCTCAGGCCGTGCTCGACATGATTCTTCCCTTCCTCCGGTCAGGGGAAAACCATGGTTAGTCGGCTGACGCGCGAGAAAGTTGTCGCACAGGCAGCTGCTCTCTCTGATGAGATCGGCTTCCACGAACTGACGATCACGAAGCTGGGTCGCTCACTGGGGATCGCTCCGCCCGGCGTGTATCGACACGTCGACGATCTCGACGACGTTCGCCGCGCGATCTCACGTCTTGCTTCCCGAGAGGCGGCGATGGATCTCTCATCGGTGTGTGCTGGTCTCTCGGGAGTTGACGCCCTCGCTGCTCTCGCAAGCGGCCTCCGTGGCTGGGCCAGTGACCACCAGGGCCGCTATGCGGCCCTGCAAACGGCCCCCGCTCGCGACGACATCGAGGGGCAGGCCGCTACTGAGCCTCTTCTCGCGGTATTCGGATCGGTGCTCCGTGCCTACGACCTTGAGGGCGACGACCTCACCGACGCCATCCGGATCGTCAGAAGCGCTCTGCACGGATTTATTTCCTTGGAGGGCAGCGAGGGGTTCAAACTGGAACGCGATCTCGATGCCACCTTCGACCGCCTCATCTCTTCCCTCGACACCGTGTTGACCCAGTGGAGGCGGGATGCGCTTGACTTGTCTCCGTGACGATCACCGATGAGCGCGCCATGGCGGCGTAGCGACTGCCTCAGGGTTGGAACAGCTGGGACTGCTTCGGCGGTTCCGTCACCGAAGACGAGGTGATCGCCAACGCCGAGTTCATGGCCGAGCATCTGCTGCCGTTTGGATGGGACACGATCGTTGTCGATATCCAGTGGTACGAGCCCGACGCGGGAACGGATGGCTACCGGCCCGTTTCCGATCCCGTGCTCGATGCGTGGGGTCGTCAGCTTCCCGCTCCTGAGCGCTTCCCCTCGGCGGCGGACGGATCGTTTCGTCCCCTCGCTGATCGTGTTCATGCGCTCGGACTGAAATTCGGCCTTCACATGATGCGGGGCATTCCCCGTAAGGCTGTCGAACTCGGCGTGCCCATCCTGGGTGCAGAGGCAACGGCCGCGCAGATCGCTGACCGGAACAATCTCTGCCCGTGGAATCCCGACAACTTTGGGATCAACCATCCGGTTCCGGGCGCGCAGGCTTTCTACGATTCGCAGCTCGCGCTGTTCGCCGAATGGGGCGTCGACTTCGTCAAGCTCGACGATGTGCTGTATCCGCCGCCCCAGTGGGACGAGATCGAGGCGTACTCGCGCGCTATCGATCGCAGCGGTCGTCCGATGGTGCTGAGCCTTTCGCCGGGGAAGCACCTCTCGCATGAGCATCTGGAACGCCTTCGCCAGACATCGCAGATGTGGCGTGTCTCGGATGAT containing:
- a CDS encoding HNH endonuclease signature motif containing protein, which codes for MSNVLAAPPAPAGVMAGIGAAIDAASGSVDHIAALSDADLVAVTREVERLGRLADALRVRVAGEVDVRSASSLLPEERLSQRYDCASGTSLLEYLTGASRPAIYARKRLDRRTRGGASLTGEPLPAAFPEVGQALRAGEMGIDSALYVTDALEKVNARGAAHPEHFAAAEEGIVALATRPARDLAADAPVATHRDVVDVTELWVTALDQDGVDPDAERAERGRGVSLGRVRDGLVSLSGYLVPETAAVLQRLFDAHLASPMRFQPHPEEQPPDAEWDDTESIPEFRTLTQRRHDALTSILHGAATAADAPTLGGAAPTLVVTASVEDLDGGVCRADGIEVALPARVAHRTACTGSVQKIVYDTAGRIIQLGTKERLFSPHQRRAIASRDGGCIIPGCAVPASQCEVHHVTEHSRGGPTHTDNGVLLCWHHHHRLDTSGWEIQMRHGTPYVKAPEWVDRRRIYRPVRNHARDNPPRGRDRPETNLCVIVLCPASACP
- a CDS encoding alpha/beta fold hydrolase; protein product: MDLWEVERERGHIAVEVSGAGPLLLCIPGMGESRASFRHLVPGLVRAGYRVAVMDLRGHGESSATFTAYDDPAAASDALAIIDLLGGGPATIIGNSMGAAAAVLAAAQRPPMVERLVLIGPFVRDHGNAATRLLLRLLLMRPWGPTLWRAYYSSLFGQPRALDHAAHTARAIALLRRPGRWRAFQATTRTSHAPAEAALATVSADTLVIMGEKDRDFPDPAAEAEWVANALHGEHRMVVGAGHYPMGEQPQAVLDMILPFLRSGENHG
- a CDS encoding TetR/AcrR family transcriptional regulator, with product MVSRLTREKVVAQAAALSDEIGFHELTITKLGRSLGIAPPGVYRHVDDLDDVRRAISRLASREAAMDLSSVCAGLSGVDALAALASGLRGWASDHQGRYAALQTAPARDDIEGQAATEPLLAVFGSVLRAYDLEGDDLTDAIRIVRSALHGFISLEGSEGFKLERDLDATFDRLISSLDTVLTQWRRDALDLSP
- a CDS encoding glycoside hydrolase family 27 protein → MIANAEFMAEHLLPFGWDTIVVDIQWYEPDAGTDGYRPVSDPVLDAWGRQLPAPERFPSAADGSFRPLADRVHALGLKFGLHMMRGIPRKAVELGVPILGAEATAAQIADRNNLCPWNPDNFGINHPVPGAQAFYDSQLALFAEWGVDFVKLDDVLYPPPQWDEIEAYSRAIDRSGRPMVLSLSPGKHLSHEHLERLRQTSQMWRVSDDLWDEWPQLREMFQRAARWAPHQRPGAWGDADMLPLGRIGIRAHVGDDRLSRLTPAEQCTMLTLWCMMRSPLMFGGHLPDTPAHTLELLQNPRVLALLESDVSREAVRDGNLVIWTSDTGDERTVAVFWLGDEQTTLEVNLADVGCASAESATDLWTGASVDAINGAITLELEPHGTRLVALNG